The Victivallis sp. Marseille-Q1083 genome has a window encoding:
- a CDS encoding MFS transporter, whose product METRTANKLGPFIVLTFIYFIVGFLTTVNGQCQGPLKTAFLADAGALKNTFITLISFFFFLGYLLNSPLGGRWINRVGYKRTLLRALGIMIAGLVMFFASSWFTVAFPAVIAVLGPAHIPAGYFIFLTGSFLMGTAAALSQVVINPYVAAYELPGTQAVQRMNIVCAVNSFGTMIAPFFVTTLLFGGRAMEDVEVRQLMMPFLLLTVFVVITTLVTRRLYIPDLTNTRTEEGERLTRSIWSFRHFTFGVIAIFFYVGAEVAVGTNINLHALELDGNGALLHFFGRNRLMIGDLDLGIPALLATIYWGGMMIGRMVSGGMNRISPRVQLTVSTIAAALLMGVAILTSNLWLMALLGLFHSVMWGCIFTLAVKGLDKYTARASGIFMMGVFGGAVFPVLQGVAADLLGSWRWTWLIVVACELVMLFYALVGSRCREQA is encoded by the coding sequence ATGGAGACGCGTACTGCCAATAAGCTCGGTCCGTTCATCGTACTGACCTTCATCTACTTCATCGTCGGGTTCCTGACGACGGTCAACGGCCAATGCCAGGGCCCGCTGAAAACCGCTTTCCTGGCGGATGCGGGTGCGTTGAAAAATACTTTCATCACGCTGATTTCCTTCTTTTTCTTTCTGGGATATCTGCTGAACAGTCCGCTCGGCGGCCGCTGGATCAACCGGGTCGGCTATAAGCGGACGCTGCTGCGGGCGCTCGGGATCATGATTGCCGGACTGGTGATGTTCTTTGCCTCCTCGTGGTTTACCGTCGCTTTTCCGGCGGTCATCGCGGTCCTCGGGCCGGCGCACATTCCGGCCGGTTATTTTATCTTCCTGACCGGTTCATTCCTGATGGGCACTGCGGCGGCCTTGTCGCAGGTGGTCATCAACCCCTATGTAGCCGCCTACGAGCTGCCGGGAACCCAGGCGGTACAGCGCATGAATATCGTCTGTGCCGTCAATTCGTTCGGCACGATGATCGCGCCTTTCTTCGTCACGACTCTGCTGTTCGGCGGCCGGGCGATGGAAGATGTCGAAGTGCGGCAGTTGATGATGCCGTTCCTGCTGCTGACCGTGTTCGTCGTGATCACCACACTGGTGACCCGGCGGCTGTACATTCCCGACCTGACGAACACCCGGACGGAGGAAGGGGAGCGGTTGACCCGCAGCATCTGGTCGTTCCGTCATTTCACGTTCGGAGTGATCGCCATTTTCTTCTATGTCGGCGCGGAGGTGGCGGTCGGCACCAACATCAACCTTCACGCGCTGGAATTGGACGGCAACGGCGCCTTGCTGCATTTTTTCGGCCGGAACCGCCTGATGATCGGTGATCTCGACCTCGGGATTCCGGCGCTGCTGGCGACGATTTACTGGGGCGGCATGATGATCGGACGCATGGTTTCCGGAGGGATGAACCGTATTTCGCCGCGCGTTCAGTTGACCGTCTCAACCATTGCCGCCGCCTTGCTGATGGGCGTCGCCATCCTCACCAGCAACCTCTGGCTGATGGCGTTGCTCGGGCTCTTCCACTCCGTGATGTGGGGGTGCATTTTCACGCTCGCAGTCAAAGGGCTGGACAAATACACCGCCAGGGCTTCCGGCATTTTCATGATGGGAGTTTTCGGCGGCGCCGTTTTTCCGGTTCTGCAGGGCGTGGCGGCCGATCTGCTCGGTTCCTGGCGCTGGACCTGGTTGATTGTCGTTGCCTGTGAACTGGTGATGCTTTTTTACGCGCTCGTCGGTTCGCGCTGCCGTGAACAGGCCTGA
- a CDS encoding DUF1846 domain-containing protein: MMKSIGFDNAKYLAEQSAAILERAAKFDNKLYLEFGGKLAYDYHAARILPGFAPNVKIQLLQMLKDKIDIVICIYAGDIERKKIRADFGIAYDLDTLRLIDNLRDWGLPVKAVVVTRYEDQPMVRNFINKLARRQITTYTHRSIKGYPTDIDTIVSDDGYGANSYIESDKPIVIVTGPGGGSGKMATCLSQVYHEYKRGVAAGYAKFETFPVWNLPLDHPVNLAYEAATADIADINMVDPFHLAAYQQTAINYNRDIEIFPVVKRICAKIMNKEQLYQSPTDMGVNRVGFAITDDAVVREAAIQEVIRRYFRYQCEYVMGVADQQTVDRVKLLMDDLGVSETDRPTVLNARETAKAAASTPGKGNDGFYCGAALQLPDQTVIAGKNSPLLHAAASCILNTIKHLAGLPDELLLLSPEVIDSVGSLKKEILRSKRLSLDLDETLIALSVSVPSNPAANLAMKQLKRLAGCEMHLSHLPTPGDEAGLRKLGINLTSDPVFAGRDLFVD; this comes from the coding sequence ATGATGAAGAGCATCGGTTTCGACAACGCCAAATATCTGGCCGAGCAATCGGCGGCCATCCTGGAGCGGGCCGCCAAGTTCGACAATAAACTTTACCTGGAATTCGGCGGCAAGCTGGCCTACGACTATCACGCCGCCCGGATCCTGCCCGGTTTCGCTCCGAATGTCAAAATTCAACTGCTGCAGATGCTCAAGGACAAAATCGATATCGTCATCTGCATTTACGCCGGCGACATCGAACGCAAGAAAATCCGGGCGGATTTCGGCATCGCCTACGATCTGGACACCTTGCGGCTGATCGACAATCTGCGCGACTGGGGGCTGCCGGTCAAGGCGGTCGTCGTCACCCGCTACGAGGACCAGCCGATGGTGCGCAATTTCATCAATAAGCTGGCGCGCCGCCAGATCACCACCTATACCCACCGCAGCATCAAAGGTTACCCGACCGACATCGACACGATCGTCAGCGACGACGGTTACGGCGCCAACAGCTATATCGAGAGCGACAAACCGATCGTCATCGTCACCGGTCCCGGCGGCGGCAGCGGCAAAATGGCCACCTGCCTGTCTCAGGTTTACCATGAATACAAACGCGGCGTCGCCGCCGGCTATGCCAAATTCGAGACCTTCCCGGTCTGGAACCTGCCGCTCGATCACCCGGTCAACCTCGCCTACGAAGCGGCCACCGCCGACATCGCCGACATCAACATGGTCGATCCGTTTCATCTGGCCGCCTATCAGCAGACGGCGATCAACTACAACCGCGACATCGAAATCTTCCCGGTGGTCAAACGGATCTGCGCCAAAATCATGAACAAGGAGCAACTCTATCAGTCGCCGACCGACATGGGCGTCAACCGGGTGGGCTTCGCCATCACTGACGACGCGGTCGTCCGGGAAGCGGCCATTCAGGAAGTGATCCGGCGCTATTTCCGCTATCAATGCGAATACGTCATGGGAGTGGCCGACCAGCAGACCGTCGACCGGGTAAAACTGCTGATGGACGATCTCGGCGTCTCCGAAACCGACCGGCCCACCGTATTGAACGCCCGGGAAACCGCCAAGGCGGCCGCCAGCACGCCCGGCAAAGGCAACGACGGTTTTTATTGCGGAGCAGCGCTCCAACTGCCGGACCAGACCGTCATCGCCGGCAAGAATTCGCCGCTGCTGCACGCGGCGGCCAGCTGCATTCTCAACACCATCAAACACCTGGCCGGTCTGCCGGACGAACTGCTGTTGCTGTCGCCGGAAGTCATCGACTCGGTCGGGTCGTTGAAAAAGGAAATCCTGCGCAGCAAACGCCTGAGCCTCGACCTGGACGAAACGCTGATCGCCCTCAGTGTCAGTGTACCGTCCAATCCGGCCGCCAACCTGGCCATGAAGCAGTTGAAGCGGCTGGCCGGCTGTGAAATGCATTTGAGCCACCTGCCGACGCCGGGCGACGAAGCGGGTCTGCGCAAACTGGGAATCAATTTGACCAGCGACCCGGTATTCGCCGGCCGGGATCTTTTCGTCGACTGA
- a CDS encoding bifunctional homocysteine S-methyltransferase/methylenetetrahydrofolate reductase, which yields MTDLLKERLQDHVVIFDGATGTEFYKRNFFVNTSYESLNLTNPKVVGDIHRSYVEAGAEVVTTNSYGANRQKLARFGLAEKCVEINTAAVGLARSQCAENTLVAASLGPLGKEVASGQISFDEGVEILGEQIQALEAAGSDFLMFETLSSQIGTECAIAAVNRFGRLPFVFSFAVDRDLETVYGEPLSAILALLDRSERRPTAVGLNCDIGPEPMLDALEKLLPLSHYPVIVQPNAGVPKSVDNRMIYMCSPEYLTTYALRYANLGARGIGGCCGIGPEHIRDIARSITPLTRRAHLPPVEVVPAVEEQFEPIPPAERSALAAKLCRGEFVSSIEITPPRGFDLSSTIEKARVCKAAGIDAINLPDGPRASSRISPSVTANEIQKQAGIEVILHCCCRDKNLIGMQADLLGCAWEHINNILFITGDPPKLGDYPFASAVFDVDSIGILKFASRLNRGIDIGGKSLGAPTSFFCGAGADPNALDMERELRRLREKVEAGASFIITQPAFAVEPVLRLLEAMENFRVPVIAGIWPLASYRNAEFMKNEVPGVVVPDQIMTRMARAQSRDDQRRVGIDIARETVAALRDAIDGIQISAPFGNVNSAIEVAKN from the coding sequence ATGACAGACCTGCTGAAAGAACGCCTGCAAGATCACGTCGTCATTTTCGACGGCGCCACCGGCACGGAATTTTACAAACGGAATTTTTTCGTCAACACCTCTTATGAGAGCCTGAACCTGACCAATCCCAAAGTGGTCGGCGACATCCACCGCAGCTATGTCGAAGCCGGTGCCGAAGTCGTCACCACCAACAGCTACGGCGCCAACCGCCAGAAACTCGCCCGGTTCGGCCTGGCGGAAAAATGTGTCGAAATCAATACCGCCGCCGTCGGGCTCGCCCGGTCGCAATGCGCCGAAAACACCCTGGTCGCCGCCTCGCTCGGACCGCTCGGCAAAGAGGTGGCCAGCGGCCAGATCAGTTTCGACGAAGGCGTCGAAATCCTCGGCGAGCAAATCCAGGCGCTGGAAGCGGCCGGCAGTGATTTTCTGATGTTCGAAACGCTGTCGTCGCAGATCGGCACCGAGTGCGCCATCGCCGCCGTCAACCGTTTCGGCCGGCTGCCGTTCGTCTTCAGCTTCGCCGTCGACCGCGACCTGGAGACCGTTTACGGCGAACCGCTGAGCGCCATTCTCGCCCTGCTGGACCGCAGCGAACGCCGGCCGACCGCGGTCGGGCTCAACTGCGATATCGGCCCGGAACCGATGCTCGACGCGCTGGAAAAATTATTGCCGCTGAGCCACTATCCGGTCATCGTCCAGCCGAACGCCGGCGTTCCCAAGAGCGTCGACAACCGGATGATTTACATGTGCAGCCCGGAATACCTGACCACCTACGCGCTGCGTTACGCCAACCTCGGCGCCCGCGGCATCGGCGGCTGCTGCGGCATCGGCCCGGAACATATCCGGGACATCGCCCGCAGCATCACGCCGCTGACCCGGCGGGCGCACCTGCCGCCGGTGGAGGTCGTGCCGGCCGTCGAGGAGCAGTTCGAACCGATTCCGCCGGCGGAGCGTTCCGCGCTGGCGGCCAAGCTCTGCCGCGGCGAATTCGTCAGCAGCATCGAAATCACGCCGCCGCGCGGTTTCGACTTGAGTTCGACCATCGAAAAAGCCCGCGTCTGCAAAGCCGCCGGCATCGACGCGATCAATCTGCCGGACGGCCCGCGCGCCAGTTCCCGCATTTCTCCGTCGGTCACCGCCAATGAAATCCAGAAACAGGCCGGCATCGAGGTCATCCTGCACTGCTGCTGCCGCGACAAAAACCTGATCGGCATGCAGGCCGACCTGCTCGGCTGCGCCTGGGAACACATCAACAACATTCTGTTCATCACCGGCGATCCGCCGAAACTCGGCGACTATCCGTTCGCGTCCGCCGTCTTCGACGTCGATTCGATCGGCATCCTGAAATTCGCCTCGAGACTCAATCGCGGCATCGACATCGGCGGCAAATCACTCGGCGCGCCGACCAGCTTCTTCTGCGGCGCCGGCGCCGACCCCAACGCGCTGGACATGGAGCGCGAACTGCGGCGGCTGCGGGAAAAGGTGGAAGCCGGCGCTTCGTTCATCATCACGCAGCCGGCATTCGCCGTCGAACCGGTGCTGCGGCTGCTGGAGGCGATGGAAAATTTCCGGGTGCCGGTCATCGCCGGCATCTGGCCGCTGGCCAGCTACCGCAATGCCGAATTCATGAAAAATGAAGTGCCGGGCGTCGTCGTGCCGGATCAAATCATGACCCGGATGGCCCGGGCGCAAAGCCGGGACGATCAGCGCAGGGTCGGCATCGACATCGCCCGGGAAACGGTGGCGGCGTTGCGCGACGCCATCGACGGCATTCAAATCAGCGCGCCGTTCGGCAACGTCAACAGCGCAATCGAAGTGGCAAAAAACTAG
- a CDS encoding helix-turn-helix domain-containing protein, translating into MPSPVVINHEAIQPKSIPVEILYCRKDVILDWDFKSTILKVPYWRLYRPYNDKGILYYREQVIKMQPGEIWLIAPETEFDTATDGGKIEKFYLHFLAGGAFLNCHDFCLRLPASALLLELIDQAGEQLAGRQAAERLSLLCAAIVNVALSLLPPDYLDNYTQINSALIQILHYLRQNPTQSPSNNELAAMAKMSRSVFCKKFLDSFGIPPQRYLLDIKLRHAALLLVRSNLSINEIAAEAGFCDRYYFSRMFRKYRGISPAQFRKQGKFSGREE; encoded by the coding sequence ATGCCGTCGCCCGTCGTCATCAATCACGAGGCAATCCAGCCGAAGAGCATTCCGGTCGAGATCCTCTACTGCCGGAAAGATGTCATCCTGGATTGGGATTTCAAATCGACCATTCTGAAAGTGCCCTACTGGCGGCTTTACCGGCCTTACAATGACAAAGGCATCCTCTATTACCGGGAGCAGGTCATCAAAATGCAGCCGGGTGAAATCTGGCTGATCGCGCCGGAAACCGAATTCGACACCGCCACCGACGGCGGCAAGATCGAAAAATTCTACCTGCATTTTCTGGCCGGCGGCGCGTTTCTGAACTGCCATGACTTCTGCCTGCGCCTGCCCGCCTCGGCGCTCCTGCTGGAGCTGATCGACCAGGCCGGCGAACAACTGGCCGGACGGCAGGCCGCCGAACGGTTGTCGCTGCTCTGCGCGGCGATCGTCAATGTCGCGCTGTCTCTGTTGCCGCCGGACTATCTCGACAACTACACGCAAATCAACTCCGCGCTGATCCAGATTCTGCATTACCTGCGGCAGAATCCGACGCAGTCGCCGTCGAACAACGAACTGGCGGCGATGGCCAAAATGAGCCGGAGCGTCTTCTGCAAGAAATTTCTCGACAGCTTCGGCATTCCGCCGCAGCGTTATCTGCTGGACATCAAACTGCGCCATGCGGCACTGCTGCTGGTGCGCTCCAACCTGTCGATCAACGAAATCGCCGCCGAAGCCGGCTTCTGCGACCGTTATTATTTCAGCCGCATGTTCCGGAAATATCGCGGCATTTCCCCGGCCCAGTTTCGCAAGCAGGGCAAATTTTCCGGCCGGGAAGAATAA
- a CDS encoding type II secretion system protein codes for MESRKRDFTLIELLVVIAIIAILASMLLPALGKAKAAAQRIKCVSNLKQMGLAAVFYNNDNEDFVPPSVGNGPNGEPLEQLTFCYRPTADEEAKGWGGSLGRYIEGDVFKCPNSAVKSTLPDWFQTNYGLNITVSHFRYWDQANANWQKITEFQQPSVGILIGETYDPIRDWSCETLILHPGFPDYFDFIRHARLMNVAYLDGHVSQVREQFMKQDAWATKEMRDFWGMDKQR; via the coding sequence ATGGAAAGCAGGAAACGGGATTTTACATTGATTGAATTGTTGGTTGTCATCGCGATCATCGCGATTCTGGCCAGCATGCTGCTGCCGGCGCTCGGCAAAGCCAAAGCGGCGGCCCAGCGGATCAAATGCGTCAGCAACTTGAAACAGATGGGGCTGGCGGCGGTCTTTTACAACAACGACAACGAAGATTTCGTGCCGCCGTCGGTTGGCAACGGACCGAATGGTGAGCCGCTGGAGCAATTGACCTTCTGTTACCGGCCGACTGCCGACGAAGAGGCGAAAGGGTGGGGCGGCAGTCTGGGCCGGTACATTGAAGGCGATGTTTTCAAATGTCCGAATTCCGCCGTCAAATCGACGCTGCCGGATTGGTTCCAGACCAACTATGGACTCAACATTACCGTCAGCCATTTCCGCTATTGGGATCAGGCGAACGCCAACTGGCAGAAAATCACTGAATTTCAGCAGCCCAGCGTCGGTATTTTGATCGGCGAAACCTATGATCCGATTCGGGACTGGTCGTGCGAAACTCTGATTCTGCATCCGGGATTTCCGGACTATTTCGATTTCATCCGCCATGCGCGGCTGATGAATGTCGCCTATCTCGACGGTCACGTCAGCCAGGTGCGGGAGCAGTTCATGAAACAGGATGCCTGGGCAACGAAGGAAATGAGAGATTTCTGGGGGATGGACAAGCAGCGGTAA
- a CDS encoding type II secretion system protein produces MERKSNRAFTLIELLVVIAIIAILASMLLPALGKAKTKAISIKCVGNLRQQGVAEAMYGLDNDDYLTYGFWDNPSKFDTSWFSQLNSYLGSPEVLTCPAYSAEKLTGWMNIVDEDNDFIEAFSGSYGHNVYLGADSTLWRPAGKGPVLKLSSLQSAAPVVGDIKRHGYMSPGDINLTTMLNGTDAPGSCVSVRHGNKVNLVFSDGHAGTLGAQEFLGEAYKASERAIGNVADDNASICFWFMGY; encoded by the coding sequence ATGGAACGGAAATCGAATCGTGCTTTCACATTGATTGAATTGCTGGTTGTCATCGCGATCATTGCCATTCTGGCCAGTATGCTGCTGCCGGCGCTCGGCAAGGCCAAAACCAAGGCCATCTCGATCAAATGCGTCGGCAATTTGAGGCAGCAGGGGGTTGCCGAAGCCATGTACGGCCTGGACAATGACGATTATCTCACGTACGGTTTCTGGGACAATCCGTCCAAGTTCGACACCAGCTGGTTCAGCCAGTTGAACAGTTATCTGGGCAGCCCGGAGGTGTTGACCTGTCCGGCTTACAGCGCGGAGAAATTGACCGGCTGGATGAATATCGTCGATGAGGACAATGACTTCATCGAAGCATTTTCCGGTTCTTACGGCCACAATGTCTATCTCGGCGCCGACAGCACCCTGTGGCGTCCGGCTGGAAAAGGCCCGGTTTTGAAATTGTCCTCGCTGCAAAGCGCCGCTCCGGTGGTCGGAGACATCAAGCGCCACGGTTATATGAGCCCCGGCGACATCAATCTGACCACCATGCTGAACGGCACCGATGCGCCCGGCAGTTGCGTGTCCGTCCGTCATGGCAATAAGGTCAATCTGGTTTTCAGCGACGGCCACGCCGGCACGCTTGGCGCCCAGGAATTCCTCGGCGAAGCGTATAAAGCGTCCGAACGGGCGATCGGCAATGTCGCCGATGACAATGCTTCGATTTGTTTTTGGTTCATGGGGTACTAA
- a CDS encoding glycoside hydrolase N-terminal domain-containing protein, translating into MYDRLYFDRPAEHFTQAAPLGNGALGALIFGGVRHEKIVLNEKSLWSGSPQQADRPEAWRSLPEIRRLLLAGRNLEAEALMKQSFTCRGSGSAYGAAAEVPFGCYQTLGALELDFGPVLNYRNYSRLLWLDRALATVDFAADGTPRRREIFLSHPDNVMVCRFSGSYFLRANLSRRQHAAVERDRDDLVLHGVLPDGRGGDGMRFVGRLRFCQADELKFRDGAVEVRHEQSLVMLFTAATDFRSGQDLFQLTARRLETASSMAFDEAFQRHLDDYQPLFRRSVLRLPETANSALPLRRRLEGFRQGAADPALAALYYNFGRYLLLASSRPGALPANLQGIWAEEYQPPWNGDYHLNINLQMNYWLPEAANLAECHRVLCDYIAGLVPNGERTAQCYYRARGWVAHVISNPWNFTSPGENSSWGATLSGGAWLCRHICEHYFYGGDRAFLRDYYPVLRGAAEFLLDMLVEEPEHGWLVSCPSNSPENSFYLPDGRIAQNCAGPAIDTQLIRELFGNVIEAAGILHCDEELQRELRRACDRLPPVMIGRHGQIQEWLEDYDEVEVTHRHLSPLYALYPGNGITPRRTPELAQAAAVTLNRRGDVATGWSSAWKINCWARLGDGERAYRLWKTLMTLVEERKSIGAEGGSYENLFCAHPPFQIDGNFGGAAGVAELLLQSHERLPDGGFVIRLLPALPAAWPTGRLDGLRARGGVTVDLSWEGRECRAVFRADRGGEYPVAVGQNAAVERLVLPAGKEAEYRFAFELPRTSRIFA; encoded by the coding sequence ATGTACGACAGACTTTATTTCGACCGGCCTGCCGAACATTTCACCCAGGCGGCGCCGTTGGGCAACGGTGCGTTGGGAGCGTTGATTTTCGGCGGTGTCCGGCACGAAAAAATTGTCCTGAATGAGAAGTCATTGTGGTCCGGTTCGCCGCAGCAGGCGGACCGGCCGGAGGCCTGGCGGAGCCTGCCGGAAATCCGCCGCCTGTTGCTGGCCGGCCGGAATCTCGAGGCAGAGGCGCTGATGAAGCAGAGCTTCACTTGCCGGGGCAGCGGTTCGGCGTACGGCGCGGCGGCGGAAGTGCCGTTCGGCTGTTACCAGACGCTCGGGGCGCTCGAGCTGGATTTCGGGCCGGTCCTGAATTACCGCAATTACAGTCGATTGCTCTGGCTGGACCGGGCGCTGGCGACGGTCGATTTCGCCGCCGACGGCACGCCGCGCCGCCGGGAAATCTTTCTGTCCCATCCGGACAACGTGATGGTATGCCGTTTTTCCGGCAGTTACTTCCTGCGGGCGAATTTGAGCCGGCGGCAGCATGCCGCCGTGGAACGGGACCGGGATGACCTGGTTCTCCACGGGGTGTTGCCGGACGGCCGCGGCGGCGATGGAATGCGTTTTGTCGGCCGGCTGCGTTTCTGTCAGGCGGATGAGTTGAAATTCCGGGACGGGGCGGTGGAAGTCCGCCATGAACAGTCGCTGGTCATGCTGTTCACGGCGGCGACCGATTTCCGGTCCGGGCAGGATCTTTTCCAATTGACTGCCCGGCGGCTGGAGACGGCGTCGTCGATGGCGTTCGACGAAGCGTTCCAGCGGCACTTGGACGATTATCAGCCGCTGTTCCGCCGTTCGGTGCTGCGCCTGCCGGAGACGGCGAATTCCGCGCTGCCGCTGCGCCGGCGGCTGGAAGGCTTCCGCCAGGGCGCCGCCGACCCGGCTCTGGCGGCGCTCTATTACAACTTCGGCCGTTATCTGCTGCTGGCCAGCAGTCGGCCGGGAGCGCTGCCGGCCAATTTGCAGGGGATCTGGGCGGAGGAATATCAGCCGCCGTGGAACGGCGATTACCATCTCAACATCAACCTGCAGATGAATTACTGGCTGCCGGAGGCGGCCAATCTGGCGGAATGCCACCGGGTGCTGTGCGATTATATCGCCGGACTGGTGCCGAACGGCGAACGTACCGCGCAGTGTTATTACCGCGCCCGCGGCTGGGTGGCGCACGTGATCAGCAATCCGTGGAATTTCACCTCGCCGGGGGAGAACAGCTCCTGGGGCGCGACGCTCAGCGGCGGCGCCTGGCTGTGCCGGCATATTTGCGAGCACTATTTCTACGGCGGCGACCGGGCGTTTCTGCGGGACTACTATCCGGTCCTGCGGGGCGCGGCGGAATTTTTGCTCGATATGCTCGTCGAGGAGCCGGAACACGGCTGGCTGGTCAGTTGTCCGTCCAATTCGCCGGAGAACAGTTTTTATCTGCCGGATGGCCGGATTGCCCAGAATTGCGCCGGCCCGGCAATCGACACCCAGTTGATCCGGGAGTTGTTCGGCAATGTGATCGAGGCGGCCGGGATTCTGCATTGCGATGAAGAATTGCAGCGGGAGCTGCGGCGGGCCTGCGATCGTTTGCCGCCGGTGATGATCGGCCGCCACGGACAGATCCAGGAGTGGCTTGAGGATTATGACGAGGTGGAAGTGACGCATCGCCACTTGTCGCCGTTGTACGCGTTGTATCCCGGCAACGGCATCACGCCGCGGCGGACGCCGGAATTGGCGCAGGCGGCGGCGGTGACGCTGAACCGGCGCGGCGATGTCGCCACCGGTTGGTCGAGCGCCTGGAAGATCAATTGCTGGGCCAGGCTGGGCGACGGCGAGCGGGCCTACCGGCTCTGGAAGACCTTGATGACACTGGTGGAAGAGCGGAAGAGTATCGGTGCCGAAGGCGGCAGCTATGAAAATCTTTTCTGTGCGCATCCGCCGTTTCAGATCGACGGCAACTTCGGCGGCGCGGCCGGGGTGGCGGAGCTGCTGCTGCAGTCGCACGAGCGGCTGCCGGATGGCGGTTTCGTCATCCGGTTGCTGCCGGCTTTACCGGCCGCCTGGCCGACCGGTCGGCTGGACGGCTTGCGGGCGCGCGGCGGCGTCACCGTCGATTTGAGTTGGGAAGGCCGGGAGTGCCGGGCGGTGTTCCGGGCGGATCGGGGCGGCGAATATCCGGTCGCCGTCGGGCAGAATGCGGCGGTGGAGCGTCTGGTTCTGCCGGCCGGAAAGGAGGCGGAGTATCGATTTGCCTTCGAATTGCCCCGGACAAGCCGGATATTTGCATAA
- the fucU gene encoding L-fucose mutarotase → MLKGISPLVSPELLKVLSEMGHGDELVLSDAHFPGYSNNTRVMRQDGATVTQLIEAILPLWELDQYAPPLVMMAPEPGDAMPQETIDAYAGAVAKATGKAMKIELIDRQSFYLRTRSAYAVVITGETRKYGNLLLKKGVIS, encoded by the coding sequence ATGCTGAAAGGAATTTCGCCGTTGGTGTCGCCGGAGTTGTTGAAGGTGTTGTCGGAGATGGGGCATGGCGATGAACTGGTGCTGTCCGACGCCCATTTTCCCGGGTATTCGAACAATACCCGGGTGATGCGCCAGGATGGCGCGACGGTGACGCAGTTGATCGAAGCGATCCTGCCGTTGTGGGAGTTGGACCAGTACGCGCCGCCGCTGGTGATGATGGCGCCGGAACCGGGCGATGCGATGCCGCAGGAGACGATCGACGCCTATGCCGGGGCGGTGGCGAAAGCAACCGGCAAGGCGATGAAGATCGAGTTGATCGACCGCCAGAGCTTCTATCTTCGCACCCGTTCGGCTTACGCGGTGGTGATCACCGGCGAAACCCGCAAATACGGCAATCTGCTGCTGAAAAAAGGGGTGATTTCCTGA
- a CDS encoding GntR family transcriptional regulator, with protein MLETIGAANGNTTKEPGFLQAEEALVRKLMDSDLTCGQSLKESVLAKEFNINRPSVREALSQAVGWGVVEYIPYCGYRIKNFTLGDILDWNELRAGIEPVAARRLALQPSVTALEALEYYLAQSARAQQENDREKAISADMNFHMAIITYCGNARFSSPNNLCYLSVLFRLNVKMCSEIYFRMLGNEEKYRDHNASNQQFLEFNDELIYDVHQKILQSIRQRDDNSAEHYTRFHIDSQVANLRKIIDLCGDPQLPLNSLYTRFRSFRKRDRQFFSDAIQS; from the coding sequence ATGCTCGAAACAATCGGCGCCGCGAACGGCAACACAACCAAGGAACCCGGCTTTCTGCAGGCGGAAGAGGCGTTGGTCCGCAAACTGATGGACAGCGATTTGACCTGCGGCCAGTCGCTGAAGGAATCGGTGCTGGCCAAGGAGTTCAACATCAACCGGCCGTCGGTGCGCGAAGCACTGAGCCAGGCGGTCGGCTGGGGCGTCGTCGAATACATCCCTTATTGCGGCTACCGGATCAAAAACTTCACGCTGGGCGACATCCTCGACTGGAACGAACTGCGCGCCGGCATCGAGCCGGTCGCGGCGCGGCGCCTGGCGCTGCAGCCGTCGGTCACCGCGCTGGAGGCGCTGGAATATTACCTGGCGCAAAGCGCCCGGGCCCAACAGGAAAATGACCGCGAAAAAGCGATTTCCGCCGACATGAACTTCCACATGGCGATCATCACCTACTGCGGCAACGCCCGGTTTTCCAGCCCGAACAACCTCTGTTATCTGTCGGTGCTCTTCCGGCTGAATGTCAAGATGTGTTCGGAAATTTACTTCCGGATGCTCGGCAACGAGGAAAAATACCGCGACCACAATGCTTCCAACCAGCAATTTCTGGAATTCAACGATGAACTGATCTATGATGTCCATCAAAAAATTCTGCAGAGCATCCGGCAGCGTGACGACAACAGCGCCGAACACTACACCCGGTTTCATATCGATTCCCAGGTGGCCAATCTCCGAAAAATCATCGACCTGTGCGGCGATCCGCAATTGCCGCTGAATTCTCTGTATACCAGATTCCGGTCGTTTCGCAAACGCGACCGGCAGTTTTTCAGCGACGCCATTCAATCATGA